Genomic window (Bacillus marinisedimentorum):
GTAACTACACATTTGCGAGCCATGAAAGAACCTCCTTATCAACGAACATATTGCTTATTTTCAAGAAATACTAATTAAACTTATCACACCTTATAGAAGAAATCAATACTCATCGAACAACCGTTTCAAGAAAATTTCCTTGACAACTTGAAATCCGGTATGATGTATATAATAGTGGCGTTTATATAGCTCTGCAAATCGGGCACTTTATTATTGATATTGTATATAGTAAAATGAGATTAGCTTTACCTGCTAATCGAAAAGGAGGATTCTCTATGACTATTGAGATGCGAACTGACTACGGCAATATCGATATAAGCAATGAAGTCATCGGCACAATTGCCGGCGGAGCTGCAGTTGACAGTTATGGGATTGTCGGCATGGCATCCAGGAAACAGCTGAAGGACGGCCTGTCAGATATCCTGGGCCGGGAAAACCTGGCCAAAGGTGTTGTCGTACGCCAGAATGAAGAAGACGAAATACATATTGATGCCTATATCATTGTGAGTTACGGCACGAAAATTTCGGAAGTGGCCCACAATGTTCAGACAAAAGTGAAATACACCTTAAATAAAACATTAGGAATTTCAGTGGACTCCGTGAATGTGTATGTGCAGGGAGTCCGGGTGACAAACCCGTAGTGTGAGGAGGAAGCTTTGTGACTATGATGAAATTGGATGGAGAACGTTTTGCGCAAATGGTGCTGCAGGGTGCGGAAAACCTGTCCAGAAATGCAGAAATGGTAGATGCGCTTAACGTTTTCCCTGTACCGGATGGAGATACAGGGACAAACATGAACTTATCCATGACTTCCGGTGCGAAAGAAGTGAGGAATAACCCGGCCGATCATATCGGAAAGGTAGCCGGCCATCTGGCACGCGGCCTTTTGATGGGGGCGCGCGGAAATTCGGGCGTTATTCTGTCCCAGTTATTCCGCGGTTTTTCCAAAGCGATGGAGAATAAAGAAACGGTGAACAGCACCGAGTTCGCAA
Coding sequences:
- a CDS encoding Asp23/Gls24 family envelope stress response protein — translated: MTIEMRTDYGNIDISNEVIGTIAGGAAVDSYGIVGMASRKQLKDGLSDILGRENLAKGVVVRQNEEDEIHIDAYIIVSYGTKISEVAHNVQTKVKYTLNKTLGISVDSVNVYVQGVRVTNP